In Candidatus Aminicenantes bacterium, the following are encoded in one genomic region:
- a CDS encoding polyphenol oxidase family protein, translating into PIHHFEGLSLQAHEDARIIFGFTHSHFTAAALQRFFKSLPLVFLKQVHSGRIIQVSGRQSPKGTVVYDQPPSEADGILLTTPGMVAVIQTADCVPLFFYADDFSIGGVIHVGWRGLCQGIEKNLLAMLPGSTGRYSFFLGPAIEKNCYTVGEDLRLLFVAKTYVNDIFYPKDNGKYSMDLKEGLRLSLVDSGISAKKIQDCAICTYCAGDRFPSFRRDGKTGKRIFNFLALK; encoded by the coding sequence CCGATACACCACTTCGAAGGGCTCAGCCTGCAGGCGCACGAGGATGCGCGCATCATTTTCGGGTTTACCCACAGCCATTTCACCGCGGCCGCCCTGCAGCGGTTTTTCAAATCCCTGCCGCTCGTATTCCTGAAGCAGGTCCACTCAGGCCGCATCATCCAGGTCTCCGGCCGCCAGTCCCCCAAGGGGACGGTCGTATACGACCAGCCCCCCAGCGAGGCCGACGGGATATTGCTGACAACGCCCGGGATGGTGGCCGTGATCCAAACCGCCGATTGCGTGCCGTTGTTTTTTTACGCCGACGATTTCAGCATCGGCGGCGTCATCCATGTCGGCTGGCGCGGGCTTTGCCAGGGGATCGAAAAGAACCTGCTGGCCATGCTGCCAGGAAGTACCGGCCGCTATTCGTTTTTCCTGGGCCCGGCCATTGAAAAAAATTGTTACACGGTAGGGGAGGATCTGCGTCTTCTTTTCGTTGCCAAGACTTATGTAAATGACATTTTTTATCCAAAAGACAACGGCAAGTATTCGATGGATCTCAAGGAGGGTTTGCGCCTGTCGCTGGTTGACTCCGGCATCAGTGCCAAGAAAATACAAGATTGCGCTATTTGCACCTATTGCGCCGGAGACCGTTTTCCGTCTTTCCGCCGCGACGGCAAGACCGGCAAGCGTATTTTTAATTTTCTGGCCTTAAAATAG